The DNA sequence ATTACTCGGCGTTACTTTGACTCTCCCTGGGATTGCTGGTTTTATTCTCAGTATCGGGATGGCAGTCGATGCCAATGTACTGATTTTTGAGCGGACGCGGGAAGAATTAAGAGCCGGGAAGAGTTTATATCGCTCGGTAGAATCTGGTTTTTATCGGGCATTTTCCAGCATTTTGGACGGTAACGTCACCACGTTAATTGCTTGTGGGTTTATGTTTTGGCTGGGTTCGGGTTTGGTCAAAGGGTTTGCTCTGACGCTAGCAATCGGAGTCTTAGTGAGTATGTTTACAGCGATTACCTGTAGTCGCACCCTGCTCATGACAGCCATCAGCTTTCCAGAATTACGCAAGCCACAATGGTTTTGTCCAAATTTGCCAGCGTCAAGAAAGTCTGAGCCAGGGGTAGGGTCATGAAACTAAATCTCATCAAACGGCGATCGCTCTGGTGGACGATTTCTGCCATCCTGATCCTGAGCGGACTGATTGCGATGGTAATCAACTGGACGCAGATCGGTGCGCCGTTACGTCCCAGTCTGGATTTTGTCGGCGGTACGCGGTTGCAGTTTGAACTCGACTGTTCTAAACCAAACAACTGCGATCGACCCATTGATATCTCGACGGTTCGGGAAGCGATCGCAGCTCAAGGTTTGGGTGACAGTAGCATCCAAGCGTTAACCAGGAACTCTCAAGGGCAAACTCAGCCGGGAGTGTCTATTCGCACCAAAGCGTTGAATGTTGACCAACGCACCAAGCTGCAAAATGCCTTAAGCCAACTCAGAGCCTTCGATCCCCAAAAGACTCAGATAGACACGGTGGGTCCGACCCTCGGACGCCAGTTGTTTGCCTCTGGTTTACTGGCGATATTGCTCTCCTTTGTGGGTATTTTTGTTTACCTGACCTTCCGCTTCCAGTTCGACTACTCCTTGTTCGCCTTTGTTGCCTTGCTCCACGATGTTTTGATCACCCTAGGGTTTTTCGCCATCTTGAGCTTGGTATTGGGTACTGAAGTCGATAGCTTATTTGTCGTCGCTATCTTGACGATCATCGGTTTCTCGGTCAACGATACGGTGGTAATCTACGACCGGGTTCGGGAAGTCATTAAACTAAATCCTGGAGAGCATATTAACCAGATTGTCGAAGACGCGGTTAATCAAACCCTGACTCGCTCGATTAATACCACCTTTACAGTGTTGCTGACTTTGTTTTCCATCTTTTTCTTTGGTGGAGAAACGCTGAAAAACTTTGCCTTAGCGCTGATTGTTGGGTTTGCCGCTGGTGCTTATTCCAGTATCTTCATTGCGAGCACCCTTTTAGCTTGGTGGAGAGAACGGACGGGTCAAGCGATCGCTACTGCGGCAACAGAACCCAAAGCTTCTGATGAAATCTGAAGGGCATAAGGCAAGAGGCAATGAATCAGGCAAGAGACGATCGCTGGGAGCAAGGGAGCAGAGGAGCCGGAGAGCCGGAGAGCGGGGAAGGACAGGATAATTTAGATTCAACTTCTCCTCTACCCTTATGCCCCTCTGAACCTCTCACCCGCAACCCTCTTACCCCTACCGATGACCCAAGCTTCCAACAGCAAGTGCAAAGGTTACACCGGCTGACTGTCTACGGTAGGTGGTTGGTCGCCGGGTTGCTTTGGATTACCATTGGCCCCTTGAGTCTCTGGGGTTTGCGCTACCCAATTTCTCTGTTGAAGGAATACTTTACCTGGGCGGCAGTGCGATATGGTCTTTATTACAATCCAC is a window from the Coleofasciculus sp. FACHB-1120 genome containing:
- the secF gene encoding protein translocase subunit SecF; amino-acid sequence: MKLNLIKRRSLWWTISAILILSGLIAMVINWTQIGAPLRPSLDFVGGTRLQFELDCSKPNNCDRPIDISTVREAIAAQGLGDSSIQALTRNSQGQTQPGVSIRTKALNVDQRTKLQNALSQLRAFDPQKTQIDTVGPTLGRQLFASGLLAILLSFVGIFVYLTFRFQFDYSLFAFVALLHDVLITLGFFAILSLVLGTEVDSLFVVAILTIIGFSVNDTVVIYDRVREVIKLNPGEHINQIVEDAVNQTLTRSINTTFTVLLTLFSIFFFGGETLKNFALALIVGFAAGAYSSIFIASTLLAWWRERTGQAIATAATEPKASDEI